The stretch of DNA ATAATGGGGCCGTTTGTGCCACTTTTTTAGGTAGGCTTAAGATTATGCTCCAGAGATCTTCTGTCGTAAACGCCATTAAAGTGACCTCGGCTTCCTTTTCCTCTACTATCCAGCTTGGGGACTCACATATTATTAATGGATTTTCACGAGCCTTAGCCGTTCAACGGGAGGCTGATGTGTTTTATGGAAATGAAGGAAATTTCTCAAAATTCCCTATTTTCTCAGAACCCATTCCTTTATTGCCAATTACTGAAAAAATGTCACTATCAACGCATAATACCCTCCCTGTCATAAAGGTTAATACCATATCAATCCTCGCCATGTCTTCTTCTGCTATCCTACACGTTGGAAACAGTGAAAACGTCTCAATGGAAGCAAGGATTAAACATATCAGGCAGCTGTTCAATAATGAGGATGAACAATGACAAGATTAAGGAATATGATATGAGTATTAACTTAAGCAAAGGATGTTTTTTATGCCAGCTATAATTGGACCAGTTCAGATTGTGAATGTAAGTGGTGGGATCGT from Neobacillus sp. CF12 encodes:
- a CDS encoding spore germination protein GerPE is translated as MLQRSSVVNAIKVTSASFSSTIQLGDSHIINGFSRALAVQREADVFYGNEGNFSKFPIFSEPIPLLPITEKMSLSTHNTLPVIKVNTISILAMSSSAILHVGNSENVSMEARIKHIRQLFNNEDEQ